In Nitrospira sp., a genomic segment contains:
- a CDS encoding DUF2203 domain-containing protein produces MARDENETSPGRVFSLLEANQLIPQLQSHLSTVREGKTVLIRTREEVSKASANACFGGGTPAGVSYVKCLQGISANLHAIHELGVVVKDIDLGLCDFPHIRDGRVVYLCWKLGEKEIRWWHEVTSGYNDRCPIEEDPA; encoded by the coding sequence ATGGCACGTGACGAAAACGAAACCAGCCCGGGCCGCGTGTTTTCCCTCCTCGAAGCTAATCAGCTCATCCCTCAGCTCCAGTCGCATCTGTCAACCGTCCGAGAAGGTAAAACCGTCCTTATCCGAACCCGCGAGGAGGTGAGCAAAGCATCGGCCAATGCATGTTTCGGAGGTGGGACACCGGCTGGCGTTTCCTACGTGAAATGCCTCCAGGGCATCAGCGCCAACCTCCATGCCATCCATGAGTTGGGAGTTGTTGTAAAGGACATCGATCTTGGGCTATGCGACTTCCCGCATATCCGTGATGGTCGAGTCGTCTACTTGTGCTGGAAACTTGGCGAGAAAGAAATCCGCTGGTGGCACGAAGTCACATCCGGATACAACGATCGTTGTCCTATCGAAGAAGATCCCGCCTAA
- a CDS encoding YciI family protein, with product MKFVIIGYDSPEGEARRKIHRTAHLANLEPLDRQGRVVLAGPLTDKAGSLLVLEFETREEAENFINHDPYTVYGVFERVEIHPFLQVFPKSPS from the coding sequence ATGAAGTTCGTCATTATCGGGTACGACAGCCCAGAGGGGGAAGCCAGACGGAAAATCCATCGGACCGCCCACTTAGCGAACCTCGAACCGCTGGATAGGCAAGGGCGAGTCGTCCTCGCAGGCCCTCTTACGGATAAAGCCGGAAGCCTTCTGGTGCTAGAGTTTGAGACGCGAGAGGAGGCTGAAAACTTCATCAACCATGACCCCTATACGGTTTATGGTGTCTTTGAACGAGTTGAAATTCACCCGTTTCTTCAGGTTTTCCCCAAATCGCCCTCATAA